The Candidatus Manganitrophus noduliformans genome window below encodes:
- a CDS encoding DUF488 domain-containing protein, with the protein MLKTKSIHSPLDPEGDGLRILVARFRGRGIKKDRYDVWMANLGPSEPLLRGFLDGEIDWKTYTRRYKVEMFQSGGADRRNRVIRNHGQKFTLRLIKKLAESRPVTLLCHCAEEEKECHRHLLKEIILSRKV; encoded by the coding sequence ATGTTGAAGACGAAATCGATCCATTCCCCCCTCGATCCGGAAGGAGACGGCTTGCGCATCCTGGTGGCCCGCTTTCGAGGTCGCGGGATAAAGAAAGATCGCTACGACGTCTGGATGGCGAACCTGGGACCGAGCGAGCCGCTGCTGAGAGGTTTTCTGGACGGAGAGATCGATTGGAAAACCTATACGCGCCGCTATAAGGTGGAGATGTTTCAGAGCGGCGGGGCCGATCGGCGGAACAGGGTCATCCGAAACCACGGGCAGAAGTTTACATTGAGGCTGATCAAGAAATTGGCGGAGAGCCGGCCGGTGACATTGCTCTGTCATTGCGCGGAAGAAGAAAAAGAGTGCCATCGCCATCTGCTCAAAGAGATCATTTTGAGCAGGAAGGTTTGA
- a CDS encoding GGDEF domain-containing protein, which yields MSQRTKNLSGVNKEGLTRIFLIGAGKGGRAVLSRLLRFNWVQIVGVSDIDPKASGILLAQEAALPVFIGDPVQYMQGIDVDLVFDLTGNQQMHTRLINIPTRSFDVVTGQVSFLIWSVIHELEEQEIQLRAHLAEHRVLLEINQMLSRSETSQQIFEAIVMGGIRMTGMPAGSLSIFDKDKQQLFLVAAKGFSSDFFRQAIYSVRAGGLTEHILSRNEPVVIPNISEFPSFNNPILLKEGVRSLIAVPLLSEKGPVGILYNDDFKPRTFTPSMLEALRLLATLAVIAIQKQQAFEEIKSLSIRDPLTGLYNRRYLNEILVSEMDRAFRLRRPLSLLLMDIDHFKSVNDRYGHLVGDQVINGLARLLGVIVRPYDTVARYGGEEFLILMSDTAEAEALAAAERLREATAAERFLPEDTAVTCSFGISTMKGNEETLPTPEGFIHRADKALYEAKRAGRNRVHFFRTDSASSASESEKRR from the coding sequence ATGTCACAGCGTACAAAAAACTTGAGCGGGGTTAATAAAGAAGGTCTGACAAGGATTTTCCTGATCGGGGCCGGGAAGGGCGGGCGGGCGGTCTTAAGCCGCCTGCTGCGATTTAACTGGGTGCAAATCGTCGGGGTCTCCGATATCGACCCAAAGGCGTCCGGCATCCTCCTTGCCCAAGAAGCGGCGCTTCCCGTTTTCATCGGAGATCCCGTTCAGTACATGCAAGGGATCGACGTCGATCTGGTTTTCGATTTGACCGGGAATCAACAGATGCACACGCGGCTGATCAATATCCCCACCCGCTCCTTTGATGTGGTGACGGGACAGGTCTCCTTTCTTATTTGGAGCGTCATTCATGAATTGGAGGAGCAGGAGATCCAATTACGGGCGCATCTGGCGGAGCATCGGGTTCTCTTGGAAATCAACCAGATGCTTTCCCGGTCGGAAACCTCCCAGCAGATCTTCGAAGCGATCGTGATGGGGGGGATCCGGATGACCGGAATGCCGGCCGGCTCCCTCTCGATTTTTGACAAAGACAAACAGCAATTGTTCCTCGTTGCGGCCAAAGGTTTTTCGTCCGATTTTTTTAGACAGGCGATCTATTCCGTCCGGGCCGGGGGACTGACGGAGCATATTCTCTCGCGCAATGAACCGGTCGTGATCCCGAATATTTCCGAATTCCCCTCTTTCAACAACCCGATCCTCCTTAAAGAGGGGGTCCGCTCCCTGATCGCCGTTCCGCTTCTCTCCGAGAAGGGACCGGTCGGCATCCTCTACAATGATGACTTTAAGCCCCGGACCTTCACCCCCTCCATGCTCGAAGCCCTCCGGCTGCTGGCGACGCTGGCCGTCATTGCGATTCAAAAACAGCAGGCGTTCGAGGAGATCAAAAGTCTCTCCATCCGCGATCCTCTCACCGGTCTTTACAACCGCCGTTACCTGAATGAAATTCTGGTCTCCGAAATGGACCGGGCGTTCCGCCTGCGCCGGCCTCTCTCCCTCCTTTTGATGGATATCGACCACTTCAAGTCGGTCAACGACCGCTACGGACATCTTGTGGGGGATCAAGTGATCAATGGGCTTGCGAGGCTCTTGGGCGTCATCGTCCGGCCTTACGACACCGTGGCCCGGTATGGAGGAGAGGAGTTTCTCATCTTGATGTCCGATACGGCTGAAGCGGAAGCCCTCGCCGCGGCGGAGCGGCTGCGGGAGGCGACTGCCGCCGAGAGATTCCTTCCGGAGGATACTGCCGTGACGTGCAGCTTCGGAATCAGCACAATGAAAGGGAACGAGGAGACGCTTCCCACCCCCGAGGGATTTATTCATCGCGCCGACAAAGCGCTCTACGAAGCGAAGCGGGCCGGCCGCAACCGGGTCCATTTTTTCCGGACCGATTCCGCTTCCTCCGCAAGCGAAAGCGAAAAGAGACGCTGA
- a CDS encoding MATE family efflux transporter has product MIDRVWRFLAKFFLLSPGPTGPVAASPSRPALSAGVWATLGEAVRGSRQDFTAVPIRRAVVLLAVPMVLEMSMESLFAIVDIFWVSKLGAEAVATIGLTEAMLSVVYAVAMGLSAGATATVARRIGEKDREGAALAAVQAICAGVVISAAIGATGIWSAPQLLSAMGASPAVVSQGAGYTAVMLGGSVTVVLLFLVNAIFRGAGDAAAAMRSLWLANIINIVLDPFFIFGWGPFPEMGVAGAAVATTIGRGIGVLYQLANLARSGTALSIGRRHLRFDVSVTVRLLRISAFGILQTLVESASWLGLVRILSGFGSAALAGYTIAIRVAIFALLPSFGFANAAATLVGQNLGAGRPERAERSVWIAAFYNFVFLGSVSVVFVLLPGPIVHFFTVDPAVVPFAVDCLRIVALGFLFYAYGFVFAQAFNGAGDTTTPTLLNFFCFWLFKIPAAYLLAMTAGMGPRGVFIAVTAAYSTLAVAGGFLFRRGGWKGRRV; this is encoded by the coding sequence ATGATCGATCGTGTATGGCGTTTCTTGGCGAAATTCTTTCTGCTCTCCCCCGGTCCGACCGGTCCGGTCGCGGCCTCTCCGTCCCGGCCCGCGCTGTCCGCCGGCGTCTGGGCGACCCTCGGGGAAGCGGTCCGCGGGAGCCGGCAGGACTTTACCGCGGTGCCGATCCGGCGGGCGGTTGTCCTCCTTGCGGTTCCGATGGTGCTCGAGATGTCGATGGAGTCGCTCTTCGCGATCGTCGACATCTTCTGGGTCTCCAAGCTCGGCGCGGAAGCGGTGGCGACGATCGGTCTGACCGAAGCGATGCTCTCCGTCGTCTACGCGGTGGCGATGGGGCTGTCGGCGGGGGCGACGGCGACGGTGGCGCGCCGGATCGGCGAGAAGGATCGGGAAGGGGCCGCCCTCGCCGCCGTCCAGGCGATCTGCGCCGGCGTGGTGATTTCGGCCGCAATTGGAGCGACCGGCATTTGGTCTGCGCCGCAGCTCCTCTCCGCGATGGGGGCCTCCCCCGCCGTGGTGAGCCAGGGGGCGGGCTACACCGCGGTGATGCTCGGAGGGAGTGTCACCGTCGTCCTTCTCTTTCTGGTGAACGCGATCTTCCGCGGGGCAGGCGACGCCGCGGCGGCGATGCGGTCGCTCTGGCTGGCGAACATCATCAATATCGTCCTCGATCCCTTCTTCATCTTCGGGTGGGGGCCGTTTCCGGAGATGGGGGTCGCGGGGGCGGCGGTCGCCACGACGATCGGCCGTGGAATCGGTGTTCTCTACCAGCTGGCGAACCTGGCCCGCTCCGGGACGGCGTTGTCGATCGGAAGACGGCACCTCCGTTTCGACGTTTCGGTGACGGTTCGATTGCTGCGCATCTCGGCCTTCGGCATCTTGCAGACCCTGGTCGAGAGCGCAAGCTGGCTCGGCCTGGTGCGGATCTTGTCCGGCTTCGGAAGCGCGGCGTTGGCAGGCTACACGATTGCCATCCGTGTCGCCATTTTCGCGCTCCTTCCTTCGTTCGGTTTCGCCAACGCGGCGGCCACCCTGGTGGGGCAGAACCTGGGGGCGGGACGGCCGGAGCGCGCCGAACGGTCGGTCTGGATCGCCGCCTTCTACAACTTCGTCTTCTTGGGATCGGTGAGCGTCGTTTTTGTCCTTTTGCCGGGACCGATCGTTCATTTCTTCACTGTCGATCCAGCGGTCGTTCCGTTCGCCGTCGACTGCCTCCGGATCGTGGCGCTCGGGTTTCTCTTTTACGCCTACGGTTTTGTCTTTGCTCAAGCGTTCAACGGCGCAGGCGACACGACCACGCCGACGCTCCTTAACTTTTTCTGCTTTTGGCTGTTCAAGATCCCGGCGGCTTACCTGCTGGCGATGACGGCGGGGATGGGCCCGCGCGGCGTCTTTATCGCCGTGACCGCCGCCTATTCCACCCTGGCGGTGGCGGGAGGGTTTCTCTTTCGCAGGGGGGGATGGAAGGGCCGGAGAGTGTGA
- a CDS encoding PhoX family protein — MSGHKGGKPSVPTTKNCDEGVSNRSGHRPFEEILKARISRRSVLTGGLALAATAFFGGVGAAQSFGLGGKPGGGGGGPLLGFTPVPVAGGGGIWPRISPEYQFQVLIPWGDPIVPGGPEFKWPPTSADQEQQIGIGHDGMTYFPIDRDDKDCDVEEDEDRDRFFPLSQGRPGRGNRLGMLAINLEFGINIHVFGKPMPESLEDVRVSQHAHGVAIVKIKKKNGAWQTVKSKNARRIHINTPMAFSGPAAGHPLLQTPNGNIPLGTANNCANGVTFWGTYLTCEENFNGYFGAANAWVPTPAQQRYGFSANGFDYGWHLFDRRFDLSDPDYTNEENRFGWVVEIDPMDATQKPVKRTALGRMKHEGATTVEGRGGRAVVYMGDDEAFDYIYKFVSDGNWKSMRALGKSPLDHGKLYVARFNEDGTGEWLELTIDNPALAAQFADQGEVLTFVRMAGDVLGATPMDRPEWITVGPNGDIFCTLTNNSSRATPNAPNPVAPNPDGHIIKITDGDKHVGLTFEWDIFLLAKDTRGTEHVFTDPDGVMADPDGRLFIQTDGGQPNGLNNQMVVADTRTGEIRRLFEGVAGDEVTGIAMTPDRRTMFVNIQHPGNGNPNVTNFPVNNPVPDGETVPRDATIVITRKDGGIIGS, encoded by the coding sequence ATGAGCGGACATAAGGGGGGAAAACCTTCCGTTCCAACAACAAAAAATTGCGACGAAGGGGTCAGCAATCGCTCGGGTCATCGTCCTTTTGAAGAGATCTTGAAGGCGCGAATCTCGCGCCGAAGCGTATTGACCGGCGGCTTGGCGCTGGCCGCAACCGCCTTCTTCGGCGGCGTCGGCGCTGCCCAGTCCTTTGGCCTGGGTGGAAAGCCGGGCGGCGGCGGGGGCGGCCCCCTCCTCGGCTTCACCCCCGTTCCGGTCGCGGGGGGGGGCGGCATCTGGCCGCGTATTTCGCCGGAATACCAATTCCAGGTGCTGATCCCCTGGGGCGACCCGATCGTGCCGGGCGGACCCGAATTCAAGTGGCCCCCGACCTCGGCCGACCAGGAACAACAGATCGGAATCGGTCATGACGGCATGACCTATTTTCCGATCGATCGGGACGACAAAGATTGCGACGTCGAGGAAGACGAAGATCGCGACCGCTTTTTCCCGCTTTCCCAAGGAAGACCGGGGAGAGGCAACCGGCTCGGCATGCTCGCCATCAACCTCGAGTTCGGCATCAATATCCACGTCTTCGGCAAGCCGATGCCGGAGAGCCTGGAAGACGTTCGGGTGTCCCAACACGCCCACGGCGTCGCAATCGTCAAGATCAAGAAAAAAAACGGCGCCTGGCAAACAGTGAAAAGCAAGAACGCGCGCCGGATTCACATTAACACGCCGATGGCCTTCAGCGGTCCGGCGGCCGGCCATCCGCTGTTGCAGACCCCCAATGGGAATATTCCGTTGGGGACGGCGAACAACTGCGCCAACGGCGTCACCTTTTGGGGAACCTATCTCACCTGCGAGGAGAACTTCAACGGCTACTTCGGCGCCGCCAACGCTTGGGTGCCGACGCCGGCGCAGCAACGCTACGGCTTCAGCGCCAACGGATTCGACTACGGCTGGCATCTGTTCGACCGGCGCTTCGATCTGTCGGACCCCGATTACACGAACGAAGAAAACCGCTTCGGCTGGGTCGTTGAAATCGATCCGATGGACGCCACCCAAAAGCCGGTCAAACGCACCGCGCTCGGACGGATGAAACATGAAGGCGCGACGACGGTCGAAGGCCGTGGCGGCCGGGCGGTCGTCTACATGGGGGACGACGAGGCGTTCGACTACATCTACAAGTTTGTCTCCGACGGCAACTGGAAATCGATGCGCGCGCTCGGCAAGAGCCCGCTCGATCACGGCAAGCTCTACGTCGCCCGCTTCAACGAAGACGGCACCGGCGAGTGGCTGGAGCTGACCATCGACAATCCGGCGCTGGCGGCGCAGTTTGCCGATCAGGGCGAGGTGCTGACCTTCGTCCGAATGGCCGGCGACGTCCTCGGCGCCACGCCGATGGACCGGCCCGAATGGATCACGGTGGGGCCCAACGGCGACATCTTCTGCACCCTCACCAACAACTCCTCCCGCGCCACCCCCAACGCCCCCAATCCGGTGGCGCCGAACCCCGACGGCCACATCATCAAGATCACCGACGGCGACAAACACGTCGGCCTGACGTTCGAGTGGGACATCTTCCTATTGGCCAAGGACACCCGCGGCACCGAGCATGTCTTCACCGATCCGGACGGTGTGATGGCCGATCCCGACGGCCGGTTGTTCATCCAGACCGACGGCGGTCAGCCGAACGGGCTGAACAACCAGATGGTAGTGGCCGACACGCGCACCGGCGAAATCCGCCGTCTGTTCGAAGGGGTCGCCGGCGACGAGGTCACCGGCATCGCCATGACGCCGGACCGGCGCACGATGTTCGTCAACATTCAACATCCCGGCAATGGGAACCCGAACGTCACCAACTTTCCGGTGAACAATCCCGTCCCGGACGGCGAGACCGTGCCGCGCGACGCGACGATCGTGATCACCCGCAAGGACGGCGGCATTATCGGCTCCTGA
- a CDS encoding ATP-binding protein, producing the protein MIKAMRFPLLWYGLPAFIVTLPLLFLWPGWFKNLFASEGFLPHLYCYLEKPGLVLLHVFSDSLIGLAYVAISATLTYLVYRARRDIPFHWVLLAFGLFIITCGATHFMEVWTTLWTPVYWFAGNIKLMTAIASVATAVILPLLIPKTLALVQSAKISEERRIKLESTHAELAELYTQLKEQDRLKTQFFANISHKLRTPLTLVLGPAQRLLESDRLTTNERQNLETIDCNARLLLKHVNDLLDLSKIEAGKMTANAIETDLAQLVRFTAAHFELFATERQIAYTVETAESAPARIDPEKIQRVLLNLLSNAFKFTPTGGKVRCLLRIEEGDARLSVQDSGPGVRPELRQVIFEPFRQGDESATRRFGGTGLGLSIANEFVALHGGRITVGDAPIGGAQFDITLPLVASPGEEKRSTSGPAAEIPFPLSQPFIDLETQRKRPAQDMQSAQPPSATANEGVETTLPLVLVVEDNPAVNRFITESLTPHYRVVNALNGQEGLEKALAHKPDLILSDIMMPEMSGDRMIREIRAHSEMDMVPIIVLTAKADDELSVRMLRQGAQEYLIKPFPVEALRTRVGNLIAIKQTRELLQQEVAAQHQDLVMLANEIVLHKRALQQKTAQAEEASRLKTQFLSNVSHELRTPLHAIIGYTSLTLDGTYGPFDPALRPAMEGVTRNAEGLLLLVDDLLDLTRIEAGKLAIEPSSLDIILLLRETASGIQPLLEEKRLVLQWRLADPTPNIESDGIRVGQILTNLLANAVKFTQQGKITIGTEDHPERGGIAIWIQDTGIGIPEEELPKIFDTFHQVDGASTREFGGVGLGLAIVKELAGLLQGEIRVESRAGEGSTFTLFLPYRLEGKG; encoded by the coding sequence ATGATCAAAGCAATGAGATTCCCCTTGTTATGGTATGGGCTCCCGGCATTCATTGTAACGCTCCCGTTGCTGTTCCTCTGGCCGGGATGGTTCAAGAACTTATTCGCTTCAGAGGGCTTTTTACCCCACCTTTACTGCTACCTTGAAAAACCGGGTCTCGTTCTGCTTCATGTCTTTTCTGATTCACTCATCGGATTGGCTTATGTCGCCATTTCAGCCACCTTGACCTATCTTGTCTATCGGGCGCGACGAGACATCCCCTTTCACTGGGTCCTTCTGGCATTCGGACTTTTTATCATCACCTGCGGCGCCACCCATTTCATGGAGGTCTGGACCACTCTCTGGACGCCGGTCTATTGGTTTGCCGGAAATATTAAATTGATGACGGCGATCGCTTCGGTTGCAACCGCCGTCATCCTTCCCCTCCTGATTCCCAAAACCCTCGCGCTTGTTCAATCGGCAAAGATCTCCGAAGAACGCCGGATCAAATTGGAGAGCACCCACGCGGAGCTGGCCGAGCTTTATACCCAGCTCAAAGAGCAGGACCGATTGAAAACGCAATTCTTCGCCAACATCAGCCACAAATTGCGAACCCCCCTCACGCTCGTCCTCGGACCGGCCCAACGGCTTCTCGAATCCGATCGATTGACAACAAACGAGCGGCAGAATCTGGAAACGATCGACTGCAACGCCCGGCTGCTGCTCAAACATGTCAACGACCTCCTCGATCTCTCGAAGATCGAGGCCGGGAAAATGACGGCCAACGCGATCGAAACCGACCTGGCGCAACTGGTCCGCTTCACCGCGGCTCACTTCGAATTATTCGCGACGGAGCGACAGATCGCCTATACCGTTGAAACCGCCGAATCGGCTCCCGCCCGGATCGACCCGGAAAAGATTCAGCGCGTCCTCTTAAACCTTCTTTCCAATGCTTTTAAATTCACCCCGACCGGAGGAAAGGTACGCTGCCTTCTTCGCATCGAAGAAGGAGACGCCCGCCTCTCCGTCCAGGACAGCGGCCCCGGTGTGCGTCCCGAACTGCGTCAGGTGATCTTTGAGCCGTTCCGGCAGGGAGATGAAAGCGCCACACGCCGGTTCGGCGGCACCGGTTTAGGACTCTCCATTGCCAACGAGTTTGTCGCGCTGCACGGCGGCAGGATTACGGTCGGCGATGCCCCCATTGGAGGCGCGCAATTCGATATCACCCTTCCCCTTGTCGCCTCGCCTGGAGAGGAAAAGAGATCAACGAGTGGACCGGCCGCTGAGATTCCCTTCCCGCTGTCACAACCATTCATCGATCTGGAAACCCAACGAAAACGCCCCGCACAGGACATGCAATCGGCTCAACCCCCATCCGCTACGGCGAACGAAGGGGTCGAGACAACCCTCCCCCTGGTTCTCGTCGTTGAAGACAATCCGGCGGTGAATCGCTTTATCACGGAGTCATTGACCCCGCATTATCGGGTCGTAAATGCCTTGAACGGACAGGAAGGGCTGGAAAAAGCGCTGGCCCACAAGCCCGACCTCATTCTCAGTGACATCATGATGCCGGAGATGAGCGGTGACCGAATGATCCGTGAAATACGCGCTCACTCGGAGATGGATATGGTCCCGATCATTGTTCTGACCGCCAAAGCCGACGATGAATTGAGCGTCCGGATGTTGCGGCAAGGGGCGCAGGAATATTTAATTAAGCCTTTTCCCGTCGAAGCGCTTCGGACCCGCGTCGGGAATCTCATCGCGATAAAACAAACGCGAGAGCTCCTCCAACAAGAAGTTGCCGCCCAACACCAAGATCTGGTGATGTTGGCCAACGAAATCGTCCTTCACAAGCGGGCGCTGCAACAGAAAACCGCTCAGGCTGAAGAGGCGAGCCGCCTGAAGACGCAATTTCTCTCCAACGTCTCTCACGAGCTCCGGACCCCGCTTCATGCCATTATCGGTTATACCTCTTTGACTCTCGACGGAACATATGGACCTTTCGATCCGGCCCTCCGGCCTGCAATGGAAGGGGTGACCCGAAATGCGGAGGGTCTCCTCTTATTGGTGGACGACCTGTTGGATCTGACCCGGATCGAGGCGGGAAAGTTGGCGATCGAACCGTCGTCTCTCGACATCATTCTATTGCTCCGAGAGACCGCCTCCGGCATTCAACCGCTTCTGGAGGAGAAACGACTCGTTCTCCAATGGCGCCTCGCCGATCCAACCCCGAATATCGAATCGGACGGGATACGGGTCGGGCAGATCTTGACGAATCTTCTTGCCAACGCCGTGAAGTTCACTCAACAAGGAAAAATCACCATCGGAACGGAAGACCATCCGGAAAGAGGGGGCATCGCGATTTGGATTCAGGATACAGGGATTGGTATTCCAGAAGAAGAATTGCCGAAGATCTTTGACACCTTCCATCAGGTCGACGGCGCCAGCACACGCGAGTTCGGGGGGGTGGGATTGGGACTGGCGATCGTCAAGGAATTGGCCGGACTGCTTCAAGGGGAGATTCGGGTCGAGAGCAGGGCAGGAGAGGGATCGACCTTCACCCTCTTCCTGCCGTACCGCCTCGAAGGAAAAGGGTAA
- a CDS encoding alkaline phosphatase PhoX codes for MLILNKRWMAALVLPALTFCALSLGIANADDDHRQRDFGLRVERMLEDQSKELFGFKKPLEESAPETTGPYRTSIQSASDQVLLAKGLEVEYLTRNAANLTDMMAFYPESNPTHLITCVEGGRALLSNGKFNPAVQRIHLGTGTVETILRGMSRCDGIRTTPWGTILATEETTDGGAYEILNPLTTTEQTVLDRATGSVSDPGNIAKRTALPTMAWEGLIVLPSGVVIGGDELRPGTGVADSDGGAIFKFIPTTLHTSSGPIGNLGDSPLVSGSVRAMQILASNNQFGQGAEVGRGRWISVNAATARTDADANGATGYYRPEDLHQDPIFTDPANPQAVRFCWANTNNEAFSNYGEVVCAVDADPNLPSSIVIANRFVEGDPDFNSFDNLDFQPVTGNLYVIEDHDNGDIFACLPDGADRDIKTDGCVKMLSVKDTSAEPSGFIFSADGKTAYLSIQHSDDTNMPQVDGYGTDDVVKITGFRVK; via the coding sequence ATGCTCATCTTGAATAAAAGATGGATGGCCGCGCTGGTGTTGCCGGCGCTGACATTCTGCGCGCTCAGCCTCGGCATCGCAAATGCGGACGACGATCATCGGCAGAGAGATTTCGGTCTCCGGGTCGAACGGATGCTGGAGGACCAATCGAAAGAGCTGTTCGGTTTCAAGAAACCGCTGGAAGAGTCGGCCCCGGAAACGACCGGTCCCTACCGGACGTCGATCCAGTCGGCCTCCGATCAGGTATTGCTTGCGAAAGGTTTGGAAGTCGAATATTTGACCCGAAACGCCGCCAACCTGACCGATATGATGGCCTTTTACCCGGAGAGCAATCCGACCCACTTGATCACCTGCGTCGAGGGGGGGAGAGCGCTTTTGAGCAACGGAAAGTTTAATCCGGCCGTCCAGCGGATTCATCTCGGCACCGGCACAGTCGAAACCATCTTGCGCGGGATGAGCCGCTGCGACGGGATCCGCACCACCCCCTGGGGAACGATCCTCGCCACGGAAGAGACGACCGACGGAGGCGCGTACGAAATCCTCAACCCGCTGACCACCACGGAGCAGACGGTCCTCGATCGGGCCACCGGTTCGGTGAGTGATCCGGGCAACATCGCCAAGCGGACCGCGCTGCCGACCATGGCCTGGGAAGGTTTAATCGTCCTCCCAAGCGGGGTCGTCATCGGAGGGGATGAGCTTCGGCCCGGCACCGGCGTCGCCGACAGCGACGGCGGCGCCATTTTCAAATTTATCCCGACCACCCTCCACACCTCATCGGGTCCGATCGGCAACCTGGGCGACTCGCCGCTCGTCTCAGGGAGTGTGCGGGCCATGCAAATTCTGGCTTCAAACAATCAGTTCGGCCAAGGAGCGGAGGTCGGCCGGGGCCGTTGGATCTCGGTGAATGCGGCGACGGCAAGAACCGATGCCGATGCGAACGGCGCCACCGGCTACTATCGGCCGGAGGATCTCCATCAGGACCCGATCTTCACCGATCCCGCCAACCCCCAAGCGGTTCGCTTCTGTTGGGCCAACACCAACAATGAAGCTTTCTCAAACTACGGCGAGGTCGTCTGTGCAGTCGATGCCGATCCGAATTTACCTTCGTCCATTGTCATCGCCAATCGTTTTGTCGAGGGAGATCCCGATTTCAACTCGTTCGACAACCTCGATTTCCAGCCGGTCACCGGCAACCTCTATGTGATCGAGGATCACGACAACGGCGATATCTTCGCCTGCTTACCCGACGGCGCCGACCGGGACATCAAAACCGACGGCTGCGTGAAGATGCTCTCCGTTAAAGATACTTCGGCGGAGCCGAGCGGCTTTATCTTCAGCGCGGACGGAAAGACGGCCTATCTCTCGATTCAACATAGCGACGACACAAACATGCCTCAGGTCGACGGCTATGGAACGGACGATGTCGTCAAGATCACCGGCTTTCGGGTGAAGTAA
- a CDS encoding CBS domain-containing protein, whose product MRRVEYMLGGENFNKMTASHFMESDVHCFVENASAVLLIDAMTRGGFGSLPIVASGKVLVGIVSEYDLLNAIMAGRDLKTLTAKEIMTIDPVTVTEETPAADIMAILQAKHFIRVPVVDEEGVLVGVVARRDILLGFRKSTEKAPQMAFNLL is encoded by the coding sequence ATGAGACGTGTCGAATATATGCTCGGCGGAGAAAACTTTAACAAGATGACCGCGAGCCATTTCATGGAATCCGATGTCCATTGCTTCGTCGAGAACGCATCCGCGGTCCTTTTAATCGACGCGATGACGCGGGGCGGGTTTGGAAGTTTGCCGATCGTCGCGTCGGGGAAAGTGCTCGTCGGCATCGTCAGCGAGTACGATTTATTAAATGCGATCATGGCCGGCAGAGACCTTAAAACACTCACGGCCAAGGAGATCATGACAATCGATCCGGTCACAGTGACCGAGGAAACCCCGGCGGCGGACATCATGGCGATCCTCCAGGCGAAACATTTCATCCGGGTGCCGGTCGTCGATGAGGAAGGGGTGCTCGTCGGCGTTGTCGCCCGGCGGGATATTCTTCTCGGATTTAGAAAGTCGACCGAAAAGGCCCCCCAAATGGCGTTCAATCTGCTTTAA
- a CDS encoding diguanylate cyclase, with product MEEKVPRVLVIEDSPFELDQIKAALEAVGYQVLFANTGIQGLKLAREVLPDLILLDMVLPDMNGRETCRHLRGQEELRGIPIIIVTVKGKTEDKVLGLGEGATDYVTKPFDPMELQARVAAALRMKRLQDELIEKNKELAGKNQEYQVLLKQVQTLAITDPVTGLFNRRYVQEVLNQEFSRAQRYCTPFSCLLIDVDEFKQVNDKFGHEAGDKVLEELGKIIQMEIRKVDLAARYGGDELAVLLPESLRDDAAQVAQRILERVGGTTFPILGKKHRVTVSIGVAGFPDPELRDARQAILAADFALYRAKRAGGNRVETMTVAEMESA from the coding sequence ATGGAAGAGAAGGTTCCGCGCGTTCTCGTCATTGAAGACAGCCCTTTTGAGCTCGACCAAATCAAGGCCGCATTGGAAGCGGTCGGCTATCAGGTTCTCTTTGCCAATACCGGCATTCAGGGGCTGAAGCTGGCCCGAGAGGTCCTCCCGGATCTCATTCTCCTCGATATGGTTCTTCCCGACATGAACGGGCGCGAAACCTGCCGCCACCTCCGGGGGCAAGAGGAACTCCGGGGCATTCCGATTATCATCGTCACGGTCAAGGGAAAAACGGAGGACAAGGTGTTGGGTCTGGGAGAGGGAGCGACCGATTATGTGACGAAGCCGTTCGATCCGATGGAGTTGCAGGCGCGGGTCGCCGCCGCCCTTCGAATGAAACGCCTTCAGGATGAGCTGATCGAGAAAAACAAAGAGCTGGCCGGAAAGAACCAGGAATATCAAGTCCTGCTCAAGCAGGTCCAGACCCTGGCGATTACCGATCCGGTCACCGGCCTCTTCAACCGGCGTTACGTTCAGGAGGTGCTCAACCAGGAGTTCTCCCGCGCGCAGCGGTACTGTACCCCCTTCTCTTGTTTGTTGATTGATGTTGATGAGTTCAAACAGGTCAACGACAAATTCGGCCATGAAGCGGGAGACAAGGTGCTGGAAGAGTTGGGGAAGATCATTCAAATGGAGATCAGAAAGGTTGATCTGGCGGCCCGGTATGGGGGGGATGAGCTCGCCGTTCTATTGCCTGAATCGCTCCGGGACGATGCCGCCCAGGTCGCCCAGCGGATCTTGGAACGGGTCGGCGGCACGACGTTTCCGATTCTCGGAAAGAAACACCGGGTCACCGTCAGCATCGGGGTGGCCGGCTTTCCCGATCCGGAGCTGCGCGATGCGCGCCAGGCGATCCTGGCCGCCGACTTTGCCCTCTACCGGGCGAAGCGCGCGGGAGGAAATCGAGTGGAGACGATGACCGTCGCCGAGATGGAGTCGGCGTAG